In Actinoplanes octamycinicus, the genomic window ATGCGCACCGCGCAGAGCCTGTACGAGAAGGGCTACATCACTTATATGCGTACGGACTCGGTGAACCTCTCCGAGACCGCGATCGCCGCCGCCCGCCGTCAGATCGCCGAGCTCTACGGGGCGAACAGCGTGCCGCCGCAGCCGCGCCGCTACACCACCAAGGCGAAGAACGCGCAGGAGGCGCACGAGGCGATCCGTCCCGCCGGGGACAACTTCCGGACCCCGGGCGAGGTCGCCAAGGAGCTGACCACCGACGAGTTCCGGCTGTACGAGCTGATCTGGCGGCGGACCATCGCCTCGCAGATGACCGACGCGGTCGGTAACTCGATCAGCGTCCGGATCCGCGCGGTCTCCACGGCGAACGAGGAGGCCGACTTCGCCGCCTCCGGCAAGACGATCACCGACCCGGGCTTCCTCCGGGCCTACGTGGAGTCCTCCGACGACGAGAGCGCCGAGGCCGAGGACGCCGAGCGCCGCCTGCCGAACCTGGTGAAGGACCAGCCGCTCACCGCCGACGAGCTGAACGCGCTGGGCCACCACACCTCGCCGCCCGCCCGGTACACCGAGGCCTCGCTGGTCAAGGCGCTGGAGGAGCTGGGCATCGGCCGCCCGTCCACCTACTCGTCGATCATGCAGACCATCCAGGACCGCGGCTACGTGGAGAAACGCGGCCAGGCGATGATCCCGTCGTTCCTGGCGTTCGCGGTGATCGGTCTGCTCGAGGGGCACTACCCGCGGCTGGTCGACTACAACTTCACCGCCGCGATGGAGGGCCAGCTCGACGACATCGCCGCCGGGGACGGCACCCAGCTGGACTTCCTCACCTCGTTCTACTTCGGCAGCCAGGCCAGCGGGGCGGACGAGGAGATCGCTCGGGCCGGTGGCCTGAAGAAGATGGTGACCGAGAACCTCAGCGCGATCGACGCGCGCGAGGTCAACTCGATCCCGCTCTTCACCGACGAGGAGAACCGGCAGGTCGTCGTCCGGGTCGGCAAGTTCGGGCCGTACCTGCAGCGCAAGGCGCCGGCGCCGGAGGGCGCCGAGGAGGAGCCGGCCGAGGACCGCGCGTCGATCCCGGAGGGCCTGGCGCCCGACGAGCTGACCCCGGAGAAGGTGGCCGAGCTCTTCCTGGCCGGCAACGGGGACCGGACGCTGGGCGACGACCCGGCGACCGGCGAGCCGGTGCTGGTCAAATCCGGTCGCTTCGGGCCCTACGTGCAGTCCGGCGAGAGCAAGTCGTCGCTGTTCAAGTCGCAGTCGCCGCAGACGCTCACGCTGGAGCAGGCGCTGCAGCTGCTGTCGCTGCCCCGGGTGGTCGGCAAGGACGCCGAGGGCAACGAGATCATCGCGCGGAACGGCAAGTTCGGCCCGTTCATCCAGCGGCTCAAGGACTCGCGCTCGCTGGAGAGCGAGGACCGGCTGTTCACCGTCACCCTGGACGAGGCGCTCGCCATGCTGGCCGCGCCGAAGGTCCGGGGTCAGCGCGGCGCGCCCAAGCCGCCGCTGCGCGACCTGGAGGGCGTCGACCCGGTCTCGGAGAAACCGCTGCTGGTCAAGGACGGCCGGTTCGGGCCGTACGTGACCGATGGCGAGACGAACGTGACGCTGCGCCGGGGGCAGACCCCGGAGGAGCTGACCCTTCAGGAGGCGATCGAGATGATCGCCGAGAAGCGCGCGAAGGGCCCGGCCCCGAAGAAGAAGGCCGCCGCGAAGAAGGCCGCGCCGGCGAAGAAGGCCGCGCCCGCCAAGAAGGCGACGGCGGCCAAGAAAGCCACGGCGACCAAGAAGGCCGCGCCGGCGAAGAAGGCCGCACCCCGGAAGGCCACTTCCACGGCAGCCGAGTGATCGCCGTTCGCCGCCGATGAGATGGCAGAAAACCGGCCTGCCATCTCATCGGTCACCAGGCGAATCGCCGCGGAGCGAAGCGGAGCCAGTCAGCCCAGCACCCGGTCCAGGTATTCGTTCGTGAAGACCCGGGCCGGGTCGAGGCGGTCCCGCACGGCCAGGAAGTCATCGAATTTCGGGTACGCCGGGCGCAGGTCGGCCGCCGTCCGGTAGTGCAGCTTCCCCCAGTGCGGCCGCCCGCCCAGCGGCTCGCAGAGCGCTTCCAGCGCCTTGAAGTACGGCTCGTAGGGGCTGCCGAGGAACTGGTGCACCGCGATGTAGGCGGACTCCCGCCCGTACCCGTGCGAGAGCCAGACGTCGTCCGGCCCGGTGAACCGCACCTCGACCGGGAAGAGCACCTTGAACGGCAGCGAATCGATCAGCCGGGGCAGCGCGTCGATCACCTCGGGCAGCGCCTCGCGGGGCACCTCGTACTCCATCTCGGTGAACCGGACCCGGCGCGGCGTGCAGAACACCCGGTCGGAGCGGTCGGTGTAGCTGCGGGCGCTGAGCGCGCGGGCGGCCAGCGCGTTCATGGCCGGCACCGTCCCGGGCCACTTCTGCCCGATTGTGCAGACCCCTTGAAAAACGGTGTTCGACAGAAACTCGTCATCCAGCCAGCCGCGGATCCGGGACAGCGGCCGGTCGTGCGCCGGCACCCGGTTGTTGACCTTGAGCTGGGCCCGGTCGGTGTACGGATACCAGTAGAACTCGACGTGGTCGTTGGCCGGGATCCACTCCTCGATCCCGGCCAGCACGTCGGCCAGTGCCATCGGCTTCTCGTCGGCCAGTAGGGTGAACGCCGGCACGCAGCGCAGCGTCACCTCGACCAGGACGCCGAGCGCCCCCAGTCCGGCGCGCACGGCGGGGAACTCGGGGGAGCCGAGGTCGTACCTCTCGATCTTGCCCTCGGCGGTGACCAGGGTGACCGCCTCGACGCAGGAGGCCAGCGTGGCGTGCTTGATCCCGGTGCCGTGGGTGGCGGTGGAGATCGCCCCGGCCACCGTCTGCACGTCGATGTCGCCCAGGTTCGGCATGGCCAGCCCGTGCCGGGCCAGCACCGCGTTCAGGGTGGACAGCTGCATCCCGGCCTGCACGGTGACCAGCGGTCCGTCCACCGACACCAGCTGGTTCAGCCGGTGCACGAACATCCGCTGGTCGTCGGCGACCGCGATGGCGGTGAACGAGTGCCCGCTGCCGACCGTCTTGATCCGGCGGCCGGCCCCGGCGGCGGCGCTGACCATGGCCGCCACCTCGTCGATGCTTCCGGGCGCGAGCACCTCGGCCACGGACTCCTGGTTGCGTCCCCAGTTGGTCCACCGGCGGGAGTTAACGGGTGTAGTCATTCCGGCTTTTGTCCTCCGTCCGAGCGGACACCAGCACCTGGCGTCCCGTCGATGCGCCTCGCTCGTTGATCCGAGTAACGTTCGATTTATCTCTGGAATTTATTCACGACCTGTCGTCGTGGATGAATTTCACTGCTGAGAGGGAGTGGCGACGCGTGTCGACACCAACCGTCAGCACCGGA contains:
- the topA gene encoding type I DNA topoisomerase, which translates into the protein MPSDARTTRLVIVESPSKAKTIAGYLGPDYLVEASVGHIRDLPRNADEVPAKYKGQPWARLGVDVDNGFHALYVVSDSRKQQVAKLQKLAKEVDEIFLATDEDREGEAIAWHLIETIKPKVPVKRMVFHEITKPAIQAAVANPRDIDRSLVDAQEARRILDRLYGYEVSPVLWKKVMRGLSAGRVQSVATRIVVERERQRMAFRSAEYWDIQAQLAVQGQVEGPRSFQATLIALDGDRIATGKDFEPTTGQLKPGGTAVQLDGAGARGLAARLEGRPFAVTRVEEKPYRRRPYAPFITSTLQQEAARKLRNSSAQTMRTAQSLYEKGYITYMRTDSVNLSETAIAAARRQIAELYGANSVPPQPRRYTTKAKNAQEAHEAIRPAGDNFRTPGEVAKELTTDEFRLYELIWRRTIASQMTDAVGNSISVRIRAVSTANEEADFAASGKTITDPGFLRAYVESSDDESAEAEDAERRLPNLVKDQPLTADELNALGHHTSPPARYTEASLVKALEELGIGRPSTYSSIMQTIQDRGYVEKRGQAMIPSFLAFAVIGLLEGHYPRLVDYNFTAAMEGQLDDIAAGDGTQLDFLTSFYFGSQASGADEEIARAGGLKKMVTENLSAIDAREVNSIPLFTDEENRQVVVRVGKFGPYLQRKAPAPEGAEEEPAEDRASIPEGLAPDELTPEKVAELFLAGNGDRTLGDDPATGEPVLVKSGRFGPYVQSGESKSSLFKSQSPQTLTLEQALQLLSLPRVVGKDAEGNEIIARNGKFGPFIQRLKDSRSLESEDRLFTVTLDEALAMLAAPKVRGQRGAPKPPLRDLEGVDPVSEKPLLVKDGRFGPYVTDGETNVTLRRGQTPEELTLQEAIEMIAEKRAKGPAPKKKAAAKKAAPAKKAAPAKKATAAKKATATKKAAPAKKAAPRKATSTAAE
- a CDS encoding D-arabinono-1,4-lactone oxidase: MTTPVNSRRWTNWGRNQESVAEVLAPGSIDEVAAMVSAAAGAGRRIKTVGSGHSFTAIAVADDQRMFVHRLNQLVSVDGPLVTVQAGMQLSTLNAVLARHGLAMPNLGDIDVQTVAGAISTATHGTGIKHATLASCVEAVTLVTAEGKIERYDLGSPEFPAVRAGLGALGVLVEVTLRCVPAFTLLADEKPMALADVLAGIEEWIPANDHVEFYWYPYTDRAQLKVNNRVPAHDRPLSRIRGWLDDEFLSNTVFQGVCTIGQKWPGTVPAMNALAARALSARSYTDRSDRVFCTPRRVRFTEMEYEVPREALPEVIDALPRLIDSLPFKVLFPVEVRFTGPDDVWLSHGYGRESAYIAVHQFLGSPYEPYFKALEALCEPLGGRPHWGKLHYRTAADLRPAYPKFDDFLAVRDRLDPARVFTNEYLDRVLG